The following are encoded in a window of Cygnus atratus isolate AKBS03 ecotype Queensland, Australia chromosome 8, CAtr_DNAZoo_HiC_assembly, whole genome shotgun sequence genomic DNA:
- the LRRC8C gene encoding volume-regulated anion channel subunit LRRC8C produces the protein MIPVTEFRQFSEQQPAFRVLKPWWDVFTDYLSVAMLMIGVFGCTLQVMQDKIICLPKRVQPCQNQSNSSNVFSAIPDTTPLPPPKPSTPPATVEMKGLKTDLDLQQYSFINQVCYERALHWYAKYFPYLVLIHTLVFMLCSNFWFKFPGSSSKIEHFISILGKCFDSPWTTRALSEVSGEDSEEKDNRKNNINKSNTVQPSAEGTLVKTQSLKSIPEKLVVDKGTPGALDKKEGEQAKALFEKVKKFRLHVEEGDILYVMYVRQTVLKVIKFLIIIAYNTALVSEVNFTVVCNVDIEDMTGYKNFCCNHTMAHLFSKLSYCYLCFVSIYGLTCLYTLYWLFYRSLKEYSFEYVRQETGIDDIPDVKNDFAFMLHMIDQYDPLYSKRFAVFLSEVSENKLKQLNLNNEWTADKLRQRLQMNSHSHLELQLFMLSGLPDTVFEITELQSLKLEIINNVMIPATIAQLDNLQELSLHQCSVKIHSAALAFLKENLKILSVKFDDIRELPHWMYGLRNLEELYLIGSLSHDISKNITLESFRELKSLKVLYIKSNLSKIPQSAVDVSSHLQKLCIHNDGTKLVMLNNLKKMVNLTQLELVHCDLERIPHAVFSLLSLQELDLKENNLKSIEEIVSFQHLRKLTILKLWYNSITYIPEHIKKLTSLERLSFSHNKIEVLPSHLFLCNKIRYLDLSYNDIRFIPPEIGVLQSLQYFSITCNKVESVPDELYFCKKLKTLKIGKNNLSVLSPKIGNLVFLSHLDIKGNHFEILPAELGECRSLKRTGFTVEDTLFETLPSDVREQMKAE, from the exons ATGATTCCCGTGACCGAGTTTCGCCagttttcagagcagcagccagcgtTCAGAGTGCTGAAGCCCTGGTGGGATGTGTTCACAGACTATCTCTCCGTCGCCATGCTGATGATCGGTGTGTTTGGGTGCACGCTGCAG gTCATGCAAGACAAGATAATATGCCTTCCAAAACGAGTACAGCCTTGCCAGAACCAATCTAATAGTTCAAATGTGTTTAGTGCAATCCCAGATACAACCCCTCTTCCTCCACCCAAGCCATCCACTCCTCCAGCTACAGTTGAAATGAAAGGGCTGAAGACTGATTTAGACCTTCAGCAATACAGCTTTATAAATCAGGTGTGCTATGAACGTGCCCTACACTGGTATGCCAAGTACTTCCCTTACCTTGTCCTTATACACACGCTGGTCTTCATGCTGTGTAGTAACTTTTGGTTCAAATTCCCTGGGTCGAGCTCCAAAATTGAACACTTCATTTCAATACTTGGGAAATGTTTTGATTCTCCCTGGACAACAAGAGCCTTATCCGAAGTATCAGGTGAAGACTCTGAAGAGAAGGATAACAGGAAGAACAACATAAATAAGTCTAATACTGTCCAGCCAAGCGCTGAAGGCACTTTGGTCAAGACACAGTCTTTAAAATCAATCCCTGAGAAGCTGGTTGTGGATAAGGGAACGCCTGGGGCATTAGACAAGAAAGAAGGTGAACAGGCCAAAGCACTGTTTGAAAAGGTGAAGAAATTTAGACTGCATGTTGAGGAGGGTGATATACTGTATGTCATGTATGTTCGCCAGACTGTGCTTAAGGTAATTAAATTCCTTATTATTATTGCATACAACACAGCACTCGTCTCAGAAGTTAATTTTACAGTAGTCTGTAATGTTGATATAGAAGACATGACAGGATACAAGAATTTTTGCTGTAATCACACGATGGCACATCTGTTCTCTAAACTCTCCTACTGCTACCTGTGCTTTGTAAGCATCTATGGCCTCACATGCCTTTATACTTTATACTGGTTGTTCTATCGCTCACTGAAAGAATATTCCTTTGAATATGTTCGGCAAGAGACAGGAATTGATGATATCCCAGATGTCAAGAATGACTTTGCTTTTATGCTTCATATGATAGATCAGTATGATCCTCTCTATTCCAAGAGGTTTGCTGTCTTCCTGtctgaagtcagtgaaaataAGCTGAAACAGCTGAACTTAAACAATGAGTGGACTGCGGATAAACTAAGACAGCGGCTACAGATGAACTCCCATAGCCATTTGGAGCTACAGCTTTTCATGCTCTCTGGACTACCAGACACCGTTTTTGAAATCACTGAGCTGCAGTCTTTGAAGCTAGAAATTATTAACAATGTAATGATACCAGCGACCATTGCACAGCTGGACAATCTCCAGGAGCTCTCATTGCACCAATGTTCTGTGAAGATCCACAGCGCTGCCTTGGCATTTCTGAAGGAGAATCTCAAGATCTTGAGCGTCAAGTTTGATGACATCAGAGAACTTCCCCACTGGATGTATGGCCTCAGAAATTTGGAAGAACTGTATTTAATTGGCTCCCTAAGTCACGATATTTCCAAAAACATTACGTTGGAGTCTTTTCGGGAACTTAAAAGCCTTAAAGTTCTTtacataaaaagtaatttgtctAAAATCCCACAATCTGCTGTCGATGTTTCAAGTCACCTTCAAAAATTGTGCATCCATAATGATGGCACTAAGCTAGTGATGCTCAACAACCTGAAGAAGATGGTCAACTTGACACAGCTGGAATTGGTTCACTGTGATTTGGAACGCATACCTCACGCAGTCTTCAGCCTTCTCAGTCTTCAGGAATtggatttaaaggaaaacaacctCAAATCAATTGAAGAAATAGTAAGTTTTCAACATCTGAGAAAACTGACAATCCTAAAGCTGTGGTACAACAGTATAACATACATCCCGGAGCATATAAAGAAACTCACTAGTCTCGAACGGCTTTCCTTCAGCCATAACAAAATAGAGGTTCTTCCATCCCACCTATTCCTATGCAACAAAATCAGATATTTGGATTTGTCTTACAATGACATTCGCTTTATCCCACCTGAAATAGGAGTTCTTCAGAGTTTACAGTACTTTTCCATTACTTGCAACAAAGTGGAGAGTGTGCCAGATGAACTATACTTTTGCAAAAAACTTAAGACTCTgaaaattgggaaaaataaCTTGTCAGTCCTTTCACCTAAAATTGGCAATTTGGTATTCCTCTCCCACTTGGATATTAAAGGCAATCACTTTGAAATTCTCCCAGCTGAACTTGGTGAATGTAGATCTCTGAAGCGGACTGGTTTCACTGTAGAGGACACCTTGTTTGAAACGTTGCCTTCTGATGTCAGGGaacaaatgaaagctgaataA